One part of the Haliotis asinina isolate JCU_RB_2024 chromosome 2, JCU_Hal_asi_v2, whole genome shotgun sequence genome encodes these proteins:
- the LOC137272366 gene encoding uncharacterized protein yields MMYRPLLCLALFVASASALGKRFSSNKNTECGSFQIQQAGRPTNQSMTDVDTRQVLDDLKALDADNDGSLTSAEMNDRTFAGTFDSSLTQNAGVDRCTYAMLEKKRYDISRGVAGRVFDVVDVNNDLKLSAADKDDAAFKLLDKDGDGKVSVCEAFQEFMAVLQDAEEKAYMQEVKYTDIVYKYRKRSPIYFPGSD; encoded by the exons ATGATGTACAGACCGTTGTTGTGTCTGGCCCTATTCGTGGCCTCTGCATCAGCCTTAGGAAAGAGGTTCAGCAGCAACAAGAATACAGAATGTGGTTCCTTTCAAATTCAACAGGCTGGCCG ACCCACCAACCAGTCCATGACTGATGTTGACACACGTCAAGTTCTGGATGACCTCAAAGCTCTGGACGCTGACAACGATGGCAGCCTGACTTCCGCCGAGATGAACGACCGTACATTTGCAGGCACATTCGACAGTTCCCTCACAC AAAATGCCGGGGTCGACCGTTGCACCTACGCGATGCTGGAGAAGAAGCGGTATGACATCAGCAGGGGCGTAGCAGGCCGTGTCTTCGACGTTGTCGACGTCAACAACGATCTCAAACTCAGTGCAGCGGACAAGGACGATGCTGCATTCAAGTTGCTCGATAAGGATG GTGATGGCaaagtgtctgtgtgtgaagccTTCCAGGAGTTCATGGCCGTGCTGCAAGATGCGGAAGAAAAGGCCTACATGCAAGAG GTGAAGTACACGGACATCGTCTACAAGTACAGGAAACGGTCCCCCATATATTTCCCAGGGTCCGATTAA